CGGTATGAATCTAGATGAAATTCGAGAGTTGGTGAAGATTGTTGAAGAAAGCGGTATTGTCGATTTGGAAGTCACGCAACGCGGCAGCAAGGTTCGCATATCGAAATATTCCAGCCACGCGCCTTCTCACCCTCAGGTCAGTCATTTTCTCGTGCCGGGCCAAGCGCAACACCAGCCTCTGCCCGCGCCGCCGAACACGGCTCACTCAGCTTCTGCAACGCCGGCAGCCAGCGCCGCGCCCGCAGGCTCCAAGAATCAGGTCGAAATCAAATCACCCATGGTGGGCACGTTCTATCGCGCGCCTGCGCCGGACGCCGAACCCTATGTCAATCCCGGCGACACGATCTCGAAAGGCCATGTGTTGTGCATCATCGAAGCGATGAAGCTCATGAACGAGATTGAAGCTGACTTCGCCTGCCGCGTCGTGGAAGTCCTGGTCGACAATGCACAGCCGGTGGAATACAACCAACCTCTTTTCCGGGTCGAAAAACTTTGAAAAAAGTTCTGATCGCCAATCGCGGCGAAATTGCGTTGCGCATTATTCGCGCGTGCAAAGAGCTCGGCATCAAAACCGTGGCGGTGTATTCCGAAGCGGATGCGGAGTCATTGCACGTTCGGTTTGCGGATGAGGCGGTATGCATCGGCGCCGGGCCCAGCAAGGATAGTTACCTCAACATCCCGCGGATCATCAGCGCGGCGGAGATC
Above is a genomic segment from Cytophagia bacterium CHB2 containing:
- a CDS encoding acetyl-CoA carboxylase biotin carboxylase subunit (an AccC homodimer forms the biotin carboxylase subunit of the acetyl CoA carboxylase, an enzyme that catalyzes the formation of malonyl-CoA, which in turn controls the rate of fatty acid metabolism); protein product: MKKVLIANRGEIALRIIRACKELGIKTVAVYSEADAESLHVRFADEAVCIGAGPSKDSYLNIPRIISAAEI
- the accB gene encoding acetyl-CoA carboxylase biotin carboxyl carrier protein, producing MNLDEIRELVKIVEESGIVDLEVTQRGSKVRISKYSSHAPSHPQVSHFLVPGQAQHQPLPAPPNTAHSASATPAASAAPAGSKNQVEIKSPMVGTFYRAPAPDAEPYVNPGDTISKGHVLCIIEAMKLMNEIEADFACRVVEVLVDNAQPVEYNQPLFRVEKL